One stretch of Pseudoalteromonas shioyasakiensis DNA includes these proteins:
- a CDS encoding GrpB family protein produces the protein MISIVEYTPNWPDLFDIEKRFIGSLIKNIDYGTIEHVGSTSVEGLAAKPIIDIMVGLESLEASKNAIQVLESNGYCYHPYKGDVMHWFCKPSPEVRTHHVHLIPFESKLWFERLVFRDYLRSHPIVAQDYAKLKRKLAIESGGDREKYTQEKTYFIRDVLKLSSASNKEHKA, from the coding sequence ATGATATCAATAGTTGAATACACCCCAAATTGGCCTGATTTATTTGATATAGAAAAGCGGTTTATCGGCTCCTTAATTAAAAATATCGACTACGGAACAATTGAGCATGTTGGAAGCACATCTGTTGAAGGGCTAGCTGCAAAACCTATTATTGATATTATGGTAGGCTTAGAGAGTCTTGAGGCCTCTAAGAATGCCATACAAGTATTGGAAAGCAATGGTTACTGTTACCATCCTTATAAAGGAGATGTAATGCACTGGTTTTGCAAACCATCTCCCGAAGTCAGGACTCACCACGTTCACCTAATTCCATTTGAGAGTAAGTTATGGTTTGAGAGGTTAGTATTTCGTGATTATCTGCGCTCTCATCCTATTGTTGCTCAAGACTATGCTAAGTTAAAACGTAAACTTGCAATAGAGTCTGGTGGTGACAGAGAAAAATATACTCAAGAAAAAACATACTTTATACGTGATGTTTTAAAGCTCTCAAGTGCAAGTAATAAAGAACATAAGGCTTAA
- a CDS encoding site-specific integrase: protein MAILERINYQPMVFNSLHRVGNDSFFPNDALKSIKSFPHIFFSNGEPWREANRYAFYRYHDLQKDLKTINREMTHLVRYADWLENTGVHWLHFPKKKRERCLFRYKGYLLELRNSGLLAPSTTSQNMNSVIAFYRWASVHGYASERPSLFDDEIKVISFFDKVGFKRTMGVLSSELSIPNRMRTGNHLEDGLTPISQVNTEILMNHLSEHRNYELYLMAKVALQTGCRHETVTTLNLDALKSAYPDQMITGTMRVKVGPGTGVKTKFDVSGEVYFSRSLIDELINYFYSAEAILRRSKANEKMQRNIFLTSRGNRYTTETFGTLIFRLKEELIKKGHSQFGRFKFHQLRATFGTMLMRELLKIQSMSNLNAIEIVQEALLHKDASTTWKYIKFIEKEPIEEQLFDALWSMFTGSKTDSNLIIDSFTNGEMFDAT, encoded by the coding sequence ATTTTTTTTTCAAATGGTGAACCTTGGCGTGAAGCAAATCGATATGCTTTTTACCGTTACCATGACTTACAGAAAGATTTGAAGACTATTAATCGGGAAATGACGCATCTAGTTAGATATGCGGATTGGCTAGAAAATACAGGTGTTCATTGGTTACATTTTCCTAAAAAAAAGAGAGAGCGTTGTTTGTTTAGGTATAAGGGGTACTTGCTTGAATTAAGAAATAGTGGATTGCTAGCCCCTTCAACAACATCACAGAACATGAACTCTGTAATAGCTTTTTATAGATGGGCTTCTGTTCATGGATATGCGAGTGAACGACCATCTTTATTTGATGATGAAATTAAGGTTATTTCATTTTTCGACAAAGTAGGGTTTAAAAGAACGATGGGCGTTCTTTCTTCAGAGCTTTCAATTCCAAATAGAATGCGTACTGGCAATCATTTAGAGGATGGTTTAACTCCAATTAGTCAAGTTAATACAGAGATTTTAATGAATCACTTATCTGAGCACAGAAACTATGAATTGTATCTGATGGCAAAGGTTGCTCTTCAAACTGGTTGCCGCCATGAGACAGTTACAACACTCAATTTAGATGCGCTTAAAAGTGCATACCCAGATCAAATGATTACAGGCACCATGAGAGTAAAGGTGGGGCCTGGTACTGGAGTAAAGACTAAATTCGATGTTTCTGGTGAAGTTTACTTTTCAAGGTCTCTTATAGATGAGTTAATCAATTACTTCTATTCTGCTGAAGCCATCTTGAGGCGCTCTAAAGCTAACGAGAAAATGCAGAGAAATATCTTTTTAACTTCGCGAGGCAATAGATATACAACTGAGACTTTTGGAACACTGATATTCAGATTAAAGGAAGAGCTTATTAAAAAAGGTCACTCTCAGTTTGGACGTTTTAAATTTCATCAACTAAGAGCTACCTTCGGAACCATGCTGATGCGTGAACTCCTTAAAATCCAAAGTATGTCCAATCTGAATGCAATAGAGATTGTTCAAGAAGCTTTGCTACATAAAGATGCTAGTACCACTTGGAAATATATAAAATTCATTGAAAAGGAGCCTATTGAAGAGCAGTTATTTGACGCTTTATGGTCAATGTTTACAGGCTCCAAAACGGATTCAAATCTCATAATTGATAGCTTTACCAATGGTGAGATGTTCGATGCGACATAA